One Vitis vinifera cultivar Pinot Noir 40024 chromosome 8, ASM3070453v1 genomic window carries:
- the LOC100244757 gene encoding ferritin-4, chloroplastic isoform X1: MASWINHELATRPLHVVQPPPSTSVLILRSKMSPIRMELSQRELILYHQPLHHFTSHLHLSRLFFISVIELAMLVGGVSVVSLLGSSGEGLGSPLFGSFGSSSSCTSRWQRRRGNNGLVVRGSGERSNELSTSRVVFQPFEELKKEDFLVPISPQHSLARQGYSEECEAAINEQINVEYNVSYVYHSMFAYFDRDNIALRGLAKFFKESSEEERQHAEKLMEYQNKRGGKVKLHPILMTPSEFDHAEKGDALYSMELALSMEKLTNEKLLLLHSVADRNNDPQLTDFIESEFLTEQVEAIKKISEYVAQLRRVGKGHGTNQILNSLFVISLFFEQVPLSSFHISL; encoded by the exons ATGGCATCTTGGATAAACCACGAGCTCGCCACACGCCCTCTACACGTGGTGCAACCTCCTCCCTCCACCTCTGTTCTCATCCTACGCTCCAAAATGAGCCCCATCAGAATGGAACTCTCTCAAAGGGAGCTTATATTATATCATCAGCCTCTTCATCACTTCACCTCTCATCTGCATCTTTCTcgtcttttctttatttctgtGATAGAATTAGCCATGCTTGTGGGAGGTGTTTCAGTTGTTTCTCTCTTAGGGTCGTCAGGGGAGGGTCTTGGAAGTCCTCTTTTTGGTAGCTTCGGCTCTTCTTCCTCTTGTACTTCTCGGTGGCAGAGGAGAAGAGGGAATAATGGATTGGTGGTGAGGGGATCAGGAGAGAGAAGTAATGAGTTGTCGACTAGTAGAGTGGTATTTCAGCCGTTTGAAGAGTTGAAGAAGGAGGATTTTCTTGTTCCGATTTCTCCTCAACATTCGCTTGCTCGCCAAGGCTATTCCGAGGAGTGTGAAGCAGCCATTAATGAACAAATCAA TGTGGAATACAATGTGTCTTATGTGTATCATTCAATGTTTGCATACTTCGACAGGGACAACATTGCTCTCAGGGGCCTTGCCAA ATTCTTCAAGGAGTCAAGTGAAGAAGAAAGACAGCATGCTGAGAAACTGATGGAATACCAG AACAAAAGAGGAGGAAAAGTAAAGCTACATCCTATCCTGATGACCCCTTCAGAGTTTGATCATGCTGAGAAGGGAGATGCATTGTACT CTATGGAGCTAGCATTGTCAATGGAGAAGTTAACAAATGAGAAACTCCTGCTCCTGCACAGT GTGGCAGATCGAAACAATGATCCCCAGTTGACAGATTTTATTGAGAGCGAGTTTTTGACAGAGCAG gtTGAAGCCATCAAGAAGATCTCAGAATATGTTGCCCAACTGAGAAGGGTTGGAAAGGGACATGGTAcgaatcaaattttaaattcactctttgtcatttctcttttctttgagCAAGTGCCACTGTCTTCTTTTCATATAAGCTTGTAA
- the LOC100244757 gene encoding ferritin-4, chloroplastic isoform X2 codes for MASWINHELATRPLHVVQPPPSTSVLILRSKMSPIRMELSQRELILYHQPLHHFTSHLHLSRLFFISVIELAMLVGGVSVVSLLGSSGEGLGSPLFGSFGSSSSCTSRWQRRRGNNGLVVRGSGERSNELSTSRVVFQPFEELKKEDFLVPISPQHSLARQGYSEECEAAINEQINVEYNVSYVYHSMFAYFDRDNIALRGLAKFFKESSEEERQHAEKLMEYQNKRGGKVKLHPILMTPSEFDHAEKGDALYSMELALSMEKLTNEKLLLLHSVADRNNDPQLTDFIESEFLTEQVEAIKKISEYVAQLRRVGKGHGVWHFDQMLLEEGGAA; via the exons ATGGCATCTTGGATAAACCACGAGCTCGCCACACGCCCTCTACACGTGGTGCAACCTCCTCCCTCCACCTCTGTTCTCATCCTACGCTCCAAAATGAGCCCCATCAGAATGGAACTCTCTCAAAGGGAGCTTATATTATATCATCAGCCTCTTCATCACTTCACCTCTCATCTGCATCTTTCTcgtcttttctttatttctgtGATAGAATTAGCCATGCTTGTGGGAGGTGTTTCAGTTGTTTCTCTCTTAGGGTCGTCAGGGGAGGGTCTTGGAAGTCCTCTTTTTGGTAGCTTCGGCTCTTCTTCCTCTTGTACTTCTCGGTGGCAGAGGAGAAGAGGGAATAATGGATTGGTGGTGAGGGGATCAGGAGAGAGAAGTAATGAGTTGTCGACTAGTAGAGTGGTATTTCAGCCGTTTGAAGAGTTGAAGAAGGAGGATTTTCTTGTTCCGATTTCTCCTCAACATTCGCTTGCTCGCCAAGGCTATTCCGAGGAGTGTGAAGCAGCCATTAATGAACAAATCAA TGTGGAATACAATGTGTCTTATGTGTATCATTCAATGTTTGCATACTTCGACAGGGACAACATTGCTCTCAGGGGCCTTGCCAA ATTCTTCAAGGAGTCAAGTGAAGAAGAAAGACAGCATGCTGAGAAACTGATGGAATACCAG AACAAAAGAGGAGGAAAAGTAAAGCTACATCCTATCCTGATGACCCCTTCAGAGTTTGATCATGCTGAGAAGGGAGATGCATTGTACT CTATGGAGCTAGCATTGTCAATGGAGAAGTTAACAAATGAGAAACTCCTGCTCCTGCACAGT GTGGCAGATCGAAACAATGATCCCCAGTTGACAGATTTTATTGAGAGCGAGTTTTTGACAGAGCAG gtTGAAGCCATCAAGAAGATCTCAGAATATGTTGCCCAACTGAGAAGGGTTGGAAAGGGACATG GAGTGTGGCACTTCGATCAAATGCTCCTCGAAGAGGGTGGTGCAGCATGA